The genomic DNA AGATGTAAGAAATTTCGGGGCTATTACAAGAACTTCTGTATGTGCTGGGGCTGACGCAATTATCGTTACTAGAAAAGGAACTATATCAATAGGAGCTGATTCTGTCAAAACTTCTTCGGGGGCTTTATTTGAAATACCAATATGTAGAGAAAATAATTTAAATAATACCATAAAATTTTTAATTGAAAATAGATTTAAAATAATTTCTACAACAGAAAAATCTAATTTAAATTGGTGTGATATTAATTTATTAGGACCTATTGCTTTAATTTTTGGAAATGAAAGTAATGGTATATCTAATAAATATTTAATATCTTCTTCTAATCAAATAAAAATTCCATCTATGAAGAAAAATTTATTATCGTTAAATGTATCTGTAGCTTGTGGTATTATT from Blattabacterium cuenoti includes the following:
- the rlmB gene encoding 23S rRNA (guanosine(2251)-2'-O)-methyltransferase RlmB; amino-acid sequence: MKNFNIIYGIHSLIGAIQSGKKLKKIFFIKETKKSSSLYRKLIKISKKNNIPIQFVKNISINSIKNKNHQGVFAYISNIKMFQLKSILPSLKKKKKDPILVILDRITDVRNFGAITRTSVCAGADAIIVTRKGTISIGADSVKTSSGALFEIPICRENNLNNTIKFLIENRFKIISTTEKSNLNWCDINLLGPIALIFGNESNGISNKYLISSSNQIKIPSMKKNLLSLNVSVACGIILYEILRQRNFYKKN